The following coding sequences are from one Ornithorhynchus anatinus isolate Pmale09 chromosome 11, mOrnAna1.pri.v4, whole genome shotgun sequence window:
- the SPATA19 gene encoding spermatogenesis-associated protein 19, mitochondrial isoform X2, protein MIITTWIIYILIRKRLGYPFPPQISPDIEVVESEAVTVVQHWLRKAEEEASQIIKKKLSSDSPDQIHDAHVSRDGMGGQMSKDGQEVKYHTSKTNMASAQSREVLEERTRIQFIRWSHTHVIPVPSEARDQAMRERIEQVRRSVSHMMVEAVVPDTRSSIRAPFSDC, encoded by the exons ATGATTATTACAACATGGATCATATACATTCTCATCAGGAAGCGCTTGGgttaccccttccccccacaaatCAGTCCA GATATTGAAGTCGTTGAGTCTGAGGCCGTGACAGTGGTGCAACATTGGCTGAGAAAG GCTGAGGAAGAGGCTTCCCAGATCATCAAGAAGAAGCTGTCCAGTGATTCCCCAGACCAGATCCATGATGCCCACGTGTCCAGAGACGGCATGGGAGGACAAATGTCTAAAGATGGACAGGAA GTGAAATACCACACCTCCAAAACCAACATGGCCTCTGCCCAGAGTCGAGAGGTCCTTGAGGAGAGAACCAGGATTCAGTTCATCCGATGGAG ccacacccatgTCATCCCAGTTCCAAGTGAGGCGAGAGACCAGGCAATGCGAGAGAGAATAGAGCAGGTGAGACGCAG CGTGTCTCACATGATGGTTGAAGCTGTTGTTCCTGATACCCGGTCCTCCATCAGAGCCCCGTTCTCAGATTGCTAG
- the SPATA19 gene encoding spermatogenesis-associated protein 19, mitochondrial isoform X1 — MIITTWIIYILIRKRLGYPFPPQISPDIEVVESEAVTVVQHWLRKAEEEASQIIKKKLSSDSPDQIHDAHVSRDGMGGQMSKDGQEVKYHTSKTNMASAQSREVLEERTRIQFIRWSHTRIFQAPGEAKEQVRSSHTHVIPVPSEARDQAMRERIEQVRRSVSHMMVEAVVPDTRSSIRAPFSDC; from the exons ATGATTATTACAACATGGATCATATACATTCTCATCAGGAAGCGCTTGGgttaccccttccccccacaaatCAGTCCA GATATTGAAGTCGTTGAGTCTGAGGCCGTGACAGTGGTGCAACATTGGCTGAGAAAG GCTGAGGAAGAGGCTTCCCAGATCATCAAGAAGAAGCTGTCCAGTGATTCCCCAGACCAGATCCATGATGCCCACGTGTCCAGAGACGGCATGGGAGGACAAATGTCTAAAGATGGACAGGAA GTGAAATACCACACCTCCAAAACCAACATGGCCTCTGCCCAGAGTCGAGAGGTCCTTGAGGAGAGAACCAGGATTCAGTTCATCCGATGGAG TCATACCCGTATCTTCCAAGCCCCCGGCGAGGCGAAAGAGCAGGTGAGATCCAG ccacacccatgTCATCCCAGTTCCAAGTGAGGCGAGAGACCAGGCAATGCGAGAGAGAATAGAGCAGGTGAGACGCAG CGTGTCTCACATGATGGTTGAAGCTGTTGTTCCTGATACCCGGTCCTCCATCAGAGCCCCGTTCTCAGATTGCTAG